From Desmodus rotundus isolate HL8 chromosome 12, HLdesRot8A.1, whole genome shotgun sequence, one genomic window encodes:
- the NIT1 gene encoding deaminated glutathione amidase isoform X1, producing MLSFLVRPPHHLLSFLWHGLRIPQRSVLCAQSRPRAMASSSSSWEMPLVAVCQVTSTPDKQQNVKACAELVREAARLGACLAFLPEAFDFIARDPAETLHLSEPLGGTLLGEYTQLARDCGLWLSLGGFHERGQDWEQTQKIYNCHVLLNSKGSIVATYRKTHLCDVEIPGQGPMCESNSTMPGPSLELPVRTPAGKVGLAICYDMRFPELSLALAQAGAEILTYPSAFGSVTGPAHWEVLLRARAIETQCYVVAAAQCGRHHEKRASYGHSMVVDPWGTVVARCSEGPGLCLARIDLGYLRQLRQQLPVFQHRRSDLYGNLGRPL from the exons AT GCTCAGCTTCCTGGTCAGGCCTCCTCACCACCTCCTGTCCTTTCTGTGGCACGGACTGCGGATACCTCAACGCTCAGTACTCTGTGCTCAGTCCAG GCCCAGAGCCATGGctagctcctcttcctcctgggaaATGCCCCTGGTGGCTGTGTGCCAGGTAACATCCACTCCAGACAAGCAGCAGAACGTTAAAGCTTGTGCTGAGCTGGTTCGAGAGGCTGCCCGACTGGGCGCTTGCCTGGCTTTCCTGCCCGAGGCATTTGACTTCATCGCACGGGACCCTGCGGAGACTCTACACCTGTCTGAGCCGCTGGGAGGGACACTTTTGGGAGAATATACCCAGCTTGCCAG GGACTGTGGACTCTGGCTGTCCTTGGGTGGTTTCCACGAGCGCGGCCAAGACTGGGAGCAGACTCAGAAAATCTACAATTGCCATGTGCTTCTGAACAGCAAGG ggtCGATAGTGGCCACTTACAGGAAGACACACCTGTGTGATGTAGAGATTCCCGGGCAGGGGCCAATGTGCGAAAGCAACTCCACCATGCCCGGGCCCAGTCTCGAGCTGCCTGTCAGGACCCCAGCGGGCAAG GTGGGTCTGGCCATCTGCTATGACATGCGGTTCCCTGAACTCTCTCTGGCACTGGCTCAGGCTGGAGCAGAAATACTCACCTACCCCTCAGCTTTCGGGTCTGTAACAGGTCCAGCCCACTGGGAG GTGCTGCTGCGGGCCCGTGCCATCGAAACCCAGTGCTATGTCGTGGCAGCAGCTCAGTGCGGACGCCATCACGAGAAGAGAGCGAGCTACGGTCACAGCATGGTGGTAGACCCCTGGGGAACGGTGGTGGCCCGCTGCTCTGAGGGACCGGGCCTCTGCCTTGCCCGAATTGACCTCGGTTACCTGCGCCAGCTGCGCCAGCAGCTGCCTGTGTTCCAACACCGCAGGTCTGACCTCTACGGCAACCTGGGTCGCCCACTGTGA
- the DEDD gene encoding death effector domain-containing protein, with protein sequence MAGLKRRASQVWPEEQGEQEHGLYSLHRMFDIVGTHLTHRDVRVLSFLFVDVIDDHERGLIRNGRDFLLALERQGRCDESNFRQVLQLLRIITRHDLLPYVTLKRRRAVCPDLVDKYLEETSIRYVTPRALSDPEPRPPQPPKTVPPHYPVVCCPTSGPQMCSKRPARGRATLGSQRKRRKSVTPDPKEKQTCDIRLRVRAEYCQHETALQGNVFSNKQDPLERQFERFNQANTILKSRDLGSIICDIKFSELTYLDAFWRDYINGSLLEALKGVFITDSLKQAVGHEAIKLLVNVDEEDYELGRQKLLRNLMLQALP encoded by the exons ATGGCGGGCCTGAAGCGCCGGGCAAGCCAGGTGTGGCCGGAAGAGCAGGGCGAGCAGGAGCACGGGCTGTACAGCCTGCACCGCATGTTCGACATCGTGGGCACCCACCTGACGCACAGAGACGTGcgtgttctttctttcctctttgtggACGTCATCGATGACCACGAGCGGGGCCTCATCCGAAATGGACGTGACTTCTTACTGGCGCTGGAGCGCCAGGGCCGCTGCGATGAGAGTAACTTCCGCCAGGTGCTGCAGCTGCTGCGCATCATCACTCGCCACGACCTGCTGCCCTACGTCACCCTCAAGAGGAGGCGGGCTG tCTGCCCCGACCTCGTAGACAAGTATCTGGAGGAGACATCAATTCGCTATGTGACCCCCAGAGCCCTCAGTGATCCAGAGCCAAGGCCTCCCCAACCCCCTAAAACAG TGCCTCCCCACTACCCTGTGGTGTGCTGCCCCACTTCGGGCCCTCAGATGTGTAGCAAGAGGCCAGCTCGAGGGAGAGCCACACTTGGGAGCCAGCGAAAACGCCGGAAGTCAGTGACCCCGGACCCCAAGGAGAAGCAGACGTGTG ACATCAGGCTGCGGGTCCGGGCGGAGTACTGCCAGCACGAGACCGCTCTGCAGGGCAATGTCTTCTCCAACAAGCAGGACCCGCTCGAGCGCCAGTTCGAGCGCTTCAACCAGGCCAACACCATCCTCAAGTCCCGGGACCTGGGCTCCATCATCTGTGACATCAAGTTCTCCGAGCTCACCTACCTCGACGCATTCTGGCGCGACTACATCAATGGCTCGTTACTAGAGGCGCTCAAAGGCGTCTTCATCACAGACTCCCTCAAGCAGGCTGTGGGCCACGAAGCCATCAAGCTGCTGGTGAACGTGGACGAGGAGGACTACGAGCTGGGCCGACAGAAACTCCTGAGGAACTTGATGCTGCAGGCCTTGCCCTGA
- the NIT1 gene encoding deaminated glutathione amidase isoform X2 — translation MLSFLVRPPHHLLSFLWHGLRIPQRSVLCAQSRPRAMASSSSSWEMPLVAVCQVTSTPDKQQNVKACAELVREAARLGACLAFLPEAFDFIARDPAETLHLSEPLGGTLLGEYTQLARDCGLWLSLGGFHERGQDWEQTQKIYNCHVLLNSKGSIVATYRKTHLCDVEIPGQGPMCESNSTMPGPSLELPVRTPAGKVLLRARAIETQCYVVAAAQCGRHHEKRASYGHSMVVDPWGTVVARCSEGPGLCLARIDLGYLRQLRQQLPVFQHRRSDLYGNLGRPL, via the exons AT GCTCAGCTTCCTGGTCAGGCCTCCTCACCACCTCCTGTCCTTTCTGTGGCACGGACTGCGGATACCTCAACGCTCAGTACTCTGTGCTCAGTCCAG GCCCAGAGCCATGGctagctcctcttcctcctgggaaATGCCCCTGGTGGCTGTGTGCCAGGTAACATCCACTCCAGACAAGCAGCAGAACGTTAAAGCTTGTGCTGAGCTGGTTCGAGAGGCTGCCCGACTGGGCGCTTGCCTGGCTTTCCTGCCCGAGGCATTTGACTTCATCGCACGGGACCCTGCGGAGACTCTACACCTGTCTGAGCCGCTGGGAGGGACACTTTTGGGAGAATATACCCAGCTTGCCAG GGACTGTGGACTCTGGCTGTCCTTGGGTGGTTTCCACGAGCGCGGCCAAGACTGGGAGCAGACTCAGAAAATCTACAATTGCCATGTGCTTCTGAACAGCAAGG ggtCGATAGTGGCCACTTACAGGAAGACACACCTGTGTGATGTAGAGATTCCCGGGCAGGGGCCAATGTGCGAAAGCAACTCCACCATGCCCGGGCCCAGTCTCGAGCTGCCTGTCAGGACCCCAGCGGGCAAG GTGCTGCTGCGGGCCCGTGCCATCGAAACCCAGTGCTATGTCGTGGCAGCAGCTCAGTGCGGACGCCATCACGAGAAGAGAGCGAGCTACGGTCACAGCATGGTGGTAGACCCCTGGGGAACGGTGGTGGCCCGCTGCTCTGAGGGACCGGGCCTCTGCCTTGCCCGAATTGACCTCGGTTACCTGCGCCAGCTGCGCCAGCAGCTGCCTGTGTTCCAACACCGCAGGTCTGACCTCTACGGCAACCTGGGTCGCCCACTGTGA